One segment of Synechococcus sp. A15-24 DNA contains the following:
- a CDS encoding ABC transporter permease: protein MARARALLRYSATRLGLAPVMLWLIATLVFLLLRVAPGDPVDAVLGSRAPAAAKAAMRARLGLDQSLLDQYLDYLHGLIQGDLGQGLINQEPVSSIIGRTLPASLELSVVALVVAAIVGLSIGFSGIARPEGKLDLAGRLYGLGTYALPPFWVAMLVQLLFAVSLGWLPVGGRFPPSLMPPQGSGFYLIDSVLDLDWTALRGTIRHLMLPAGTLALLLSGTFTTALRLNLRRTLRGDYVEAARSRGLSETQVVLRHGLPNSLLPVLTIAGITVASLIGGALLIEVTFSWPGIALRLQEAINQRDYPVVQGIVVVIAALVVLVSVAVDLLVAALDPRIRY from the coding sequence ATGGCACGCGCTCGCGCATTGTTGCGGTACAGCGCCACCCGGCTGGGGCTGGCACCGGTGATGCTCTGGTTGATCGCGACGCTGGTGTTCCTGCTACTGCGAGTCGCCCCCGGAGATCCGGTGGATGCGGTGCTGGGGAGCCGTGCTCCTGCGGCCGCTAAGGCAGCGATGCGTGCTCGCCTCGGCCTCGATCAATCACTGCTGGATCAATACCTCGACTACCTGCATGGCCTGATCCAAGGCGACCTCGGTCAGGGGTTGATCAACCAGGAACCGGTAAGCAGCATCATCGGCCGAACCCTCCCGGCCAGCCTTGAGTTGAGTGTGGTGGCCTTGGTTGTTGCAGCCATCGTTGGCCTGAGCATTGGCTTCAGCGGTATCGCACGCCCGGAAGGCAAGCTCGATCTGGCTGGACGTCTCTACGGTCTCGGCACCTACGCACTCCCCCCATTCTGGGTGGCGATGCTGGTGCAACTGCTGTTCGCCGTCAGTCTGGGTTGGCTTCCTGTAGGTGGCCGCTTTCCCCCCAGCCTGATGCCACCGCAGGGCAGCGGTTTTTATCTGATCGACAGCGTTTTGGACCTGGACTGGACTGCTCTGAGGGGCACCATTCGTCACCTTATGCTCCCCGCTGGGACCCTGGCCCTGCTGCTGAGCGGCACCTTCACAACGGCGCTGCGCCTCAACCTCAGGCGCACCCTCCGGGGTGACTATGTCGAGGCGGCCCGCAGCCGAGGACTGAGTGAAACGCAGGTGGTGCTGCGCCATGGGCTTCCTAATTCCCTGCTGCCTGTGCTCACGATTGCCGGTATCACCGTGGCCTCCCTGATCGGCGGAGCCCTGCTGATCGAGGTGACCTTTTCCTGGCCTGGCATCGCCCTCCGCCTGCAGGAGGCCATCAACCAGCGCGACTATCCCGTCGTTCAAGGCATCGTGGTGGTGATTGCGGCCCTGGTGGTACTGGTGAGTGTGGCCGTGGATCTGCTGGTGGCGGCTCTGGATCCCAGGATCCGCTACTGA
- a CDS encoding ABC transporter substrate-binding protein: MVAFGAALLSLAQLGCQPIATGNRLTVASAGKISSLDPAQASTVNTIQLLSALGDPLYSLDGNKELIPRLAEASPIVSPDGLTVTIPLRRDVLFHDGTRFDAEAMAFSLRRFLEIGTLSYVVGGRIRSVEVAADHQLVLRLSRPSTSLEGLLTSVNLTPVSPTAYAQYRDGFLHDRFVGTGPYRLTDFSEHQQRLEPFEQYWGEPPANPGLDLITLSNSTALYGALRSGEVDVLLSPSIDEDQRHALHETAQEGQLLEAIGPATEIGYITLLSNVAPLKDPRLRQALALSINRQEISERVSYGLRRPLRSLVPPSISGARSSSWPAHDPTAARALLNDAGFCAGQPLRIPLTFRSNVPADKLLALTWQAQVKRDLSDCLVLELDGVESTTIYRQLGEGAFKAVMLDWRGSYPDPEAYLTPLLSCSSPQGDVCLEGEASISGSFWSTKGLQETLTRSDRLRGAERNQELQRIETITAKGAAYIPVWLEAPRAWSQTNLEQPRFDGSGQLLLAQLRELP, from the coding sequence TTGGTCGCATTCGGCGCCGCGCTTCTCAGCCTTGCTCAACTTGGTTGTCAACCCATTGCAACGGGGAACCGTCTGACCGTTGCGTCCGCGGGAAAGATCAGTTCCCTCGATCCAGCCCAGGCCAGCACCGTCAACACCATCCAGCTGCTCAGTGCCCTGGGGGATCCGCTTTACAGCCTTGATGGCAATAAAGAGCTGATCCCACGGCTGGCGGAGGCGTCACCAATCGTCAGCCCCGATGGCCTGACGGTGACCATCCCCCTACGCAGGGATGTGCTGTTCCACGACGGAACCCGGTTTGATGCTGAGGCCATGGCCTTCAGCCTGCGACGGTTTCTGGAGATCGGCACCCTCAGCTATGTGGTGGGTGGACGGATCAGGTCCGTCGAGGTCGCCGCAGACCATCAACTTGTGCTCAGGCTGAGCCGCCCCTCCACCTCTCTGGAGGGTCTGCTGACCTCAGTGAACCTCACACCTGTGTCTCCCACGGCCTACGCCCAGTATCGCGATGGCTTTCTCCACGACCGCTTTGTTGGCACGGGTCCTTACAGACTGACCGACTTCAGTGAGCACCAGCAGCGGCTCGAGCCCTTCGAGCAGTACTGGGGCGAACCTCCCGCCAACCCAGGGCTCGATCTGATCACGCTGAGCAACTCCACAGCGCTCTATGGCGCCTTACGCAGCGGAGAGGTGGACGTGCTCCTCTCACCCTCCATCGATGAAGACCAGCGCCATGCCCTGCATGAGACAGCACAGGAGGGGCAGCTACTGGAAGCCATTGGCCCAGCCACGGAGATCGGCTACATAACGTTGCTGAGCAACGTGGCTCCGCTCAAGGACCCTCGCCTGAGGCAGGCGCTGGCCCTGAGCATCAACCGCCAGGAGATCAGCGAGCGGGTGAGCTATGGATTGCGTCGACCGCTGAGATCGCTTGTGCCCCCCAGCATCTCTGGTGCTCGCAGCAGCAGCTGGCCTGCGCACGACCCGACAGCGGCCCGGGCGTTGTTGAACGACGCCGGATTCTGTGCCGGCCAACCCCTGCGGATTCCGCTCACCTTCCGCTCCAACGTCCCCGCCGACAAATTGCTGGCCCTCACCTGGCAGGCACAGGTGAAGCGGGATCTGTCGGACTGCCTTGTCCTGGAGCTCGACGGCGTGGAGTCGACCACGATTTATCGCCAGCTGGGCGAGGGAGCCTTCAAAGCGGTGATGCTCGACTGGAGGGGCAGTTACCCCGATCCTGAGGCCTACCTCACGCCCCTACTGAGCTGCTCATCCCCCCAGGGCGACGTCTGCCTGGAAGGGGAAGCCAGCATCAGTGGCAGTTTCTGGAGCACCAAGGGGTTGCAGGAGACGCTGACCCGCAGTGATCGCCTGCGAGGGGCCGAACGCAACCAGGAGTTGCAGCGCATCGAGACAATCACCGCCAAAGGAGCGGCCTACATTCCGGTGTGGCTGGAAGCACCACGGGCCTGGAGCCAAACCAACCTTGAGCAGCCACGTTTCGATGGCAGCGGCCAATTGTTGTTGGCACAGTTGAGGGAGTTGCCCTGA